In Brevundimonas subvibrioides, a genomic segment contains:
- a CDS encoding endonuclease domain-containing protein, whose translation MKPTNEWLQSRAKAMRRAPVLYERRMWALLRDRRLEGLKFRRQKVIGRYIVDFVCFRHRLIVEADGPQHDDPEADAARDDWLAAQGFRVLRFPNRQIENRSHEVIAAIRAAAAPQT comes from the coding sequence ATGAAGCCAACGAACGAATGGTTGCAGTCGCGGGCGAAGGCGATGCGCCGCGCGCCGGTGCTGTACGAGCGGCGGATGTGGGCCCTGCTGCGGGACCGCCGCCTCGAAGGGCTGAAGTTCCGGCGGCAAAAGGTCATCGGCCGCTACATCGTCGACTTCGTCTGTTTCCGGCATCGGCTGATCGTCGAGGCCGACGGGCCGCAGCATGACGACCCGGAGGCGGACGCCGCCCGCGACGACTGGTTGGCAGCGCAGGGCTTTCGCGTCCTCCGCTTTCCCAACCGCCAGATCGAGAACCGCAGCCACGAGGTCATCGCCGCCATCCGCGCCGCCGCCGCGCCTCAGACCTGA
- a CDS encoding YegP family protein: MAYSFEIYRDKAGEFRVRFKYNSETLFATEGYSTREGAKRAIETLRKHVSDASVADRSV; encoded by the coding sequence TTGGCCTATTCGTTTGAAATCTATCGCGATAAGGCTGGAGAGTTCCGCGTGAGGTTTAAGTACAATAGTGAAACGTTATTCGCGACCGAGGGGTACTCCACCCGAGAGGGTGCCAAGAGAGCGATTGAAACCCTCAGAAAGCATGTTTCCGACGCCAGCGTTGCGGACCGCAGCGTATAG